The Glycine soja cultivar W05 chromosome 8, ASM419377v2, whole genome shotgun sequence genome has a window encoding:
- the LOC114420914 gene encoding protein EPIDERMAL PATTERNING FACTOR 2-like, protein MSTFSLGTHKFLLIVVFFTVISIGWSLRVIPNHDKLASLQEEKATIRDKKEEENMGMELYPTGSTIPDCSHACGPCSPCKRVMVSFKCSIAESCPIVYRCTCKGKYYHVPSN, encoded by the exons ATGAGCACCTTCTCACTTGGAACTCACAAATTTTTGCTAATTGTGGTTTTCTTCACTGTGATTTCTATTGGTTGGAGCCTTAGAGTGATCCCAAATCATG ATAAGTTGGCCAGCTTGCAAGAAGAGAAAGCAACGATTAGAGATAAAAAG gaagaagaaaacatgGGAATGGAACTCTACCCAACTGGCTCCACAATACCAGATTGTTCCCATGCATGTGGACCATGCTCTCCCTGCAAGAGGGTGATGGTGAGCTTCAAGTGCTCCATTGCAGAATCTTGCCCCATAGTTTACCGATGCACTTGCAAAGGGAAATACTACCATGTACCCTCCAATTGA